The following coding sequences lie in one Takifugu rubripes chromosome 8, fTakRub1.2, whole genome shotgun sequence genomic window:
- the LOC101079216 gene encoding R3H domain-containing protein 1 isoform X3: MRMSDPVDTEMMKVCEAADDKVSSPKHNVATKSEVTDPSQSSNDVHGSSSSSSSSSSSSSSSKRDVQPVKYSKSNTRLKLVRSLAVCEESFPCLMPESSAAPQDVFPLQPFEKDDQPVPDQSEKDDACDKLEKIEKTPRKMLSRDSSQDYTDSTGIDLHEFLVNTLKGNPRDRTMLLKLEQEILDFISNNETQKRKFPPMTSYHRMLLHRVAAYFGMDHNVDPSGKSVVINKTTNTRIPDQKFSEHIKDDRSDEFQKRYILKRDNSSFDREDSMIRMRLKADKRSKSMEEREEEYQRARERIFAHDGDHFMLDRSARDEDACMSTKERRQMFRLRASRSGASRQSSSETETLPRHGDPRPWSSTDSSDSSNQLALRPAITKASSFSSISPCLVRGDSTASSKSTGRLSKTGSESCSSVGSSSSSLSRPQLALPVSGSSWSNISSAHLIHPAADTRGSAPPEMIKSVPSQPPSAADTTNYFVLPLDASGIPPGSILVSPHTGKPFIHPDGSSVVYGPATVAPAAARNLQPGKNPQQPIPALTQQQPSHHFHSQPICPPLQLSSEPVHNKMVSCPLPPPFPPSQFLPIYPNQQYTVPDALNTQFSHMTLGQQQPTESVTPAPDTRHYPTIYHHSPSSMVLQGAAPPPHQQQVAGYLVAGPPGGHQGALQGQPVTLQSPGPNHVYPSSTPGPASFQGSTINQQLLQQHTYIQQPIQQMSTCYCSSAHHPHCPSQQQQQQQHYRPPVNSLSYNCPQNQNLSHHQVHQAVMPNPGSSYQTIVGMQPTPNLTVTGNQQSNMGNQMQGMMVQYPPVQSYQQVSVPQQTYQQPVLVSCQPGQGAVAVAGVQPCYGLLPSNQHTTMSSTVSFLPAQMMEFPQAMSPCVSHQHPSQQYAGLLPPTPNSGMVMLQMTASPCQQPRAPSPSQRKQPNHKHPGSDLQRTRRPVEFPPPSDITQSSLPMSPALTPFPGQPPSIKGLAPGFSIPIMAHHHHSPLPTAFYHSGQGEAHYSLLGQPLQYKPSIRPPLIHTAHVVAKHQGPLAVWHSGQGRKANRKPLSSDLSQ; the protein is encoded by the exons CCTGTGAAGTACTCCAAG TCCAATACCAGGCTAAAGCTCGTACGGAGCCTGGCTGTGTGTGAAGAGTCCTTTCCTTGTCTCATGCCTGAGTCTTCAGCAGCACCTCAG GATGTATTCCCCCTTCAACCCTTTGAAAAGGACGATCAACCAGTGCCGGACCAGTCAGAGAAAGATGATGCCTGTGATAAGCTGGAAAAAATTGAAAAAACGCCAAGAAAAATGCTGTCAAGAG ATTCAAGTCAAGACTACACAGATTCAACTGGCATCGATCTCCACGAGTTCCTCGTTAACACATTAAAAGGCAACCCCAG ggaCCGAACCATGCTGCTGAAGTTGGAGCAGGAGATCTTGGATTTCATCAGCAATAATGA GACCCAGAAGAGAAAGTTCCCACCTATGACATCTTATCACAGGATGCTGTTACATCGAGTTGCAGCCTACTTTGGAATGGATCACAATGTGGACCCTAGTGGGAAATCAGTGGTGATCAACAAAACCACCAACACTAGAAT CCCCGATCAGAAATTCTCCGAGCACATCAAGGACGACAGGTCGGACGAATTTCAGAAACGCTACATTCTGAAACGAGACAACTCCAGCTTTGATCGTGAAGACAGCATg ATCCGAATGCGTTTGAAAGCTGACAAGAGAAGCAAATCgatggaagagagggaggaggagtaCCAGAGAGCCAGAGAAAGGATATTTGCACATGAT GGAGATCACTTCATGCTTGATAGAAG cgccCGAGATGAAGACGCATGCATGAGCACCAAAGAGAGGCGACAAATGTTCAG GTTGAGGGCTAGCCGGTCGGGTGCCAGCCGGCAGAGCAGCTCTGAGACGGAAACGCTGCCACGGCACGGAGATCCTCGTCCGTGGAGCAGCACCGACAGCTCAGACAGCTCTAACCAGCTCGCCCTGCGGCCTGCCATCACTAAggccagcagcttcagcagcatttcCCCCTGTCTAGTCCGGGGGGACAGCACGGCCAGCAGCAAGAGCACAGGGAGGCTCTCCAAGACAG gatCTGAATCATGCAGTAGCGTTGGCTCATCATCCAGCTCACTATCCCGTCCCCAGCTGGCTCTCCCAGTGTCAGGCTCATCCTGGTCCAACATATCTAGCGCACACTTAATCCATCCGGCTGCAGACACAAGGGGTTCTGCGCCCCCCGAGATGATCAAGAGTGTTCCCTCACAGCCACCAtctgctgcagacacaacaaACTATTTTGTGTTGCCACTGGACGCCTCAGGGATACCGCCCGGCAGCATTCTGGTCAGCCCACACACAG GCAAGCCTTTTATTCATCCTGATGGCAGCTCTGTAGTTTACGGCCCGGCCACCGTCGCTCCCGCTGCTGCTAGGAACCTACAGCCGGGTAAAAACCCCCAGCAGCCAATCCCTGCCCTAACACAGCAACAGCCATCCCATCACTTTCACTCACAG ccaatctgtcctcctctccagtTGTCCTCTGAGCCTGTCCACAACAAAATggtctcctgtcctcttcctcccccttttcctccttctcaGTTCCTGCCTATCTATCCTAACCAACAGTACACTGTG CCTGATGCCCTCAACACCCAGTTTAGTCACATGACtctggggcagcagcagccaactGAGAGTGTAACCCCTGCTCCCGACACCCGCCACTATCCCACTATTTACCATCACTCCCCTTCCTCCATGGTGCTGCagggagctgctcctcctccacatcaaCAGCAGGTGGCAGGCTATTTGGTGGCAGGGccaccaggaggacaccaaggTGCCCTGCAGGGTCAGCCTGTCACACTCCAGTCCCCAGGCCCAAATCATGTCTATCCTAGCTCCACCCCCGGCCCTGCTTCTTTTCAAGGGTCGACAATAAACCAACAGCTGCTACAGCAACATACTTACATCCAACAGCCCATCCAACAG ATGTCCACATGTTACTGCTCCTCCGCACACCACCCCCACTGccccagccagcagcagcagcagcagcagcattacagACCCCCCGTGAACTCTTTGTCCTATAACTGTCCTCAGAACCAAAACCTGTCCCACCATCAAG TCCACCAAGCTGTGATGCCAAACCCAGGATCCAGCTACCAGACCATTGTAGGCATGCAGCCAACCCCCAACCTCACTGTCACCGGCAACCAGCAAAGCAATATGGGCAACCAGATGCAAGGCATGATGGTCCAGTACCCGCCAGTGCAGTCCTATCAG CAGGTTTCTGTACCACAACAGACGTACCAGCAGCCAGTCTTGGTGTCCTGTCAGCCAGGACAGGGAGCAGTGGCTGTTGCTGGGGTGCAGCCCTGCTATGGTCTTCTTCCCTCCAACCAGCACACCACCATGAG TTCTACAGTAAGTTTCCTGCCAGCCCAAATGATGGAGTTTCCTCAAGCCATGTCTCCTTGTGTTTCCCATCAGCACCCAAGCCAGCAGTATGCAG ggttgttaCCCCCCACTCCCAATAGTGGGATGGTGATGCTACAAATGACAGCATCCCCCTGTCAGCAGCCGCGAGCCCCCTCCCCTAGTCAGCGAAAACAACCCAACCACAAACACCCAGGCAGCGATCTCCAGCGCACCCGCAGACCTGTCGAGTTCCCCCCGCCTTCAGACATCACCCAG AGCAGCTTGCCTATGTCTCCGGCACTCACCCCTTTTCCAGGCCAGCCACCCAGCATCAAGGGCCTGGCACCGGGCTTCTCCATCCCCATCATGGCCCATCACCACCACTCACCTCTACCAACAGCCTTCTACCACAGTGGACAAG GTGAAGCCCATTACTCTCTCCTGGGTCAACCTCTGCAGTACAAACCTTCCATCAGACCTCCATTGATCCACACTGCTCATGTGGTGGCCAAGCACCAG GGTCCTCTGGCGGTTTGGCACAGTGGTCAGGGAAGGAAGGCTAACAGAAAACCTCTTTCCTCAGATCTCAGC CAGTAA
- the LOC101079216 gene encoding R3H domain-containing protein 1 isoform X4, with translation MRMSDPVDTEMMKVCEAADDKVSSPKHNVATKSEVTDPSQSSNDVHGSSSSSSSSSSSSSSSKRDVQPVKYSKSNTRLKLVRSLAVCEESFPCLMPESSAAPQDVFPLQPFEKDDQPVPDQSEKDDACDKLEKIEKTPRKMLSRDSSQDYTDSTGIDLHEFLVNTLKGNPRDRTMLLKLEQEILDFISNNETQKRKFPPMTSYHRMLLHRVAAYFGMDHNVDPSGKSVVINKTTNTRIPDQKFSEHIKDDRSDEFQKRYILKRDNSSFDREDSMIRMRLKADKRSKSMEEREEEYQRARERIFAHDGDHFMLDRSARDEDACMSTKERRQMFRLRASRSGASRQSSSETETLPRHGDPRPWSSTDSSDSSNQLALRPAITKASSFSSISPCLVRGDSTASSKSTGRLSKTGSESCSSVGSSSSSLSRPQLALPVSGSSWSNISSAHLIHPAADTRGSAPPEMIKSVPSQPPSAADTTNYFVLPLDASGIPPGSILVSPHTGKPFIHPDGSSVVYGPATVAPAAARNLQPGKNPQQPIPALTQQQPSHHFHSQPICPPLQLSSEPVHNKMVSCPLPPPFPPSQFLPIYPNQQYTVPDALNTQFSHMTLGQQQPTESVTPAPDTRHYPTIYHHSPSSMVLQGAAPPPHQQQVAGYLVAGPPGGHQGALQGQPVTLQSPGPNHVYPSSTPGPASFQGSTINQQLLQQHTYIQQPIQQMSTCYCSSAHHPHCPSQQQQQQQHYRPPVNSLSYNCPQNQNLSHHQVHQAVMPNPGSSYQTIVGMQPTPNLTVTGNQQSNMGNQMQGMMVQYPPVQSYQQVSVPQQTYQQPVLVSCQPGQGAVAVAGVQPCYGLLPSNQHTTMSSTVSFLPAQMMEFPQAMSPCVSHQHPSQQYAGLLPPTPNSGMVMLQMTASPCQQPRAPSPSQRKQPNHKHPGSDLQRTRRPVEFPPPSDITQSSLPMSPALTPFPGQPPSIKGLAPGFSIPIMAHHHHSPLPTAFYHSGQGEAHYSLLGQPLQYKPSIRPPLIHTAHVVAKHQGPLAVWHSGQGRKANRKPLSSDLS, from the exons CCTGTGAAGTACTCCAAG TCCAATACCAGGCTAAAGCTCGTACGGAGCCTGGCTGTGTGTGAAGAGTCCTTTCCTTGTCTCATGCCTGAGTCTTCAGCAGCACCTCAG GATGTATTCCCCCTTCAACCCTTTGAAAAGGACGATCAACCAGTGCCGGACCAGTCAGAGAAAGATGATGCCTGTGATAAGCTGGAAAAAATTGAAAAAACGCCAAGAAAAATGCTGTCAAGAG ATTCAAGTCAAGACTACACAGATTCAACTGGCATCGATCTCCACGAGTTCCTCGTTAACACATTAAAAGGCAACCCCAG ggaCCGAACCATGCTGCTGAAGTTGGAGCAGGAGATCTTGGATTTCATCAGCAATAATGA GACCCAGAAGAGAAAGTTCCCACCTATGACATCTTATCACAGGATGCTGTTACATCGAGTTGCAGCCTACTTTGGAATGGATCACAATGTGGACCCTAGTGGGAAATCAGTGGTGATCAACAAAACCACCAACACTAGAAT CCCCGATCAGAAATTCTCCGAGCACATCAAGGACGACAGGTCGGACGAATTTCAGAAACGCTACATTCTGAAACGAGACAACTCCAGCTTTGATCGTGAAGACAGCATg ATCCGAATGCGTTTGAAAGCTGACAAGAGAAGCAAATCgatggaagagagggaggaggagtaCCAGAGAGCCAGAGAAAGGATATTTGCACATGAT GGAGATCACTTCATGCTTGATAGAAG cgccCGAGATGAAGACGCATGCATGAGCACCAAAGAGAGGCGACAAATGTTCAG GTTGAGGGCTAGCCGGTCGGGTGCCAGCCGGCAGAGCAGCTCTGAGACGGAAACGCTGCCACGGCACGGAGATCCTCGTCCGTGGAGCAGCACCGACAGCTCAGACAGCTCTAACCAGCTCGCCCTGCGGCCTGCCATCACTAAggccagcagcttcagcagcatttcCCCCTGTCTAGTCCGGGGGGACAGCACGGCCAGCAGCAAGAGCACAGGGAGGCTCTCCAAGACAG gatCTGAATCATGCAGTAGCGTTGGCTCATCATCCAGCTCACTATCCCGTCCCCAGCTGGCTCTCCCAGTGTCAGGCTCATCCTGGTCCAACATATCTAGCGCACACTTAATCCATCCGGCTGCAGACACAAGGGGTTCTGCGCCCCCCGAGATGATCAAGAGTGTTCCCTCACAGCCACCAtctgctgcagacacaacaaACTATTTTGTGTTGCCACTGGACGCCTCAGGGATACCGCCCGGCAGCATTCTGGTCAGCCCACACACAG GCAAGCCTTTTATTCATCCTGATGGCAGCTCTGTAGTTTACGGCCCGGCCACCGTCGCTCCCGCTGCTGCTAGGAACCTACAGCCGGGTAAAAACCCCCAGCAGCCAATCCCTGCCCTAACACAGCAACAGCCATCCCATCACTTTCACTCACAG ccaatctgtcctcctctccagtTGTCCTCTGAGCCTGTCCACAACAAAATggtctcctgtcctcttcctcccccttttcctccttctcaGTTCCTGCCTATCTATCCTAACCAACAGTACACTGTG CCTGATGCCCTCAACACCCAGTTTAGTCACATGACtctggggcagcagcagccaactGAGAGTGTAACCCCTGCTCCCGACACCCGCCACTATCCCACTATTTACCATCACTCCCCTTCCTCCATGGTGCTGCagggagctgctcctcctccacatcaaCAGCAGGTGGCAGGCTATTTGGTGGCAGGGccaccaggaggacaccaaggTGCCCTGCAGGGTCAGCCTGTCACACTCCAGTCCCCAGGCCCAAATCATGTCTATCCTAGCTCCACCCCCGGCCCTGCTTCTTTTCAAGGGTCGACAATAAACCAACAGCTGCTACAGCAACATACTTACATCCAACAGCCCATCCAACAG ATGTCCACATGTTACTGCTCCTCCGCACACCACCCCCACTGccccagccagcagcagcagcagcagcagcattacagACCCCCCGTGAACTCTTTGTCCTATAACTGTCCTCAGAACCAAAACCTGTCCCACCATCAAG TCCACCAAGCTGTGATGCCAAACCCAGGATCCAGCTACCAGACCATTGTAGGCATGCAGCCAACCCCCAACCTCACTGTCACCGGCAACCAGCAAAGCAATATGGGCAACCAGATGCAAGGCATGATGGTCCAGTACCCGCCAGTGCAGTCCTATCAG CAGGTTTCTGTACCACAACAGACGTACCAGCAGCCAGTCTTGGTGTCCTGTCAGCCAGGACAGGGAGCAGTGGCTGTTGCTGGGGTGCAGCCCTGCTATGGTCTTCTTCCCTCCAACCAGCACACCACCATGAG TTCTACAGTAAGTTTCCTGCCAGCCCAAATGATGGAGTTTCCTCAAGCCATGTCTCCTTGTGTTTCCCATCAGCACCCAAGCCAGCAGTATGCAG ggttgttaCCCCCCACTCCCAATAGTGGGATGGTGATGCTACAAATGACAGCATCCCCCTGTCAGCAGCCGCGAGCCCCCTCCCCTAGTCAGCGAAAACAACCCAACCACAAACACCCAGGCAGCGATCTCCAGCGCACCCGCAGACCTGTCGAGTTCCCCCCGCCTTCAGACATCACCCAG AGCAGCTTGCCTATGTCTCCGGCACTCACCCCTTTTCCAGGCCAGCCACCCAGCATCAAGGGCCTGGCACCGGGCTTCTCCATCCCCATCATGGCCCATCACCACCACTCACCTCTACCAACAGCCTTCTACCACAGTGGACAAG GTGAAGCCCATTACTCTCTCCTGGGTCAACCTCTGCAGTACAAACCTTCCATCAGACCTCCATTGATCCACACTGCTCATGTGGTGGCCAAGCACCAG GGTCCTCTGGCGGTTTGGCACAGTGGTCAGGGAAGGAAGGCTAACAGAAAACCTCTTTCCTCAGATCTCAGC TAA
- the LOC101079216 gene encoding R3H domain-containing protein 1 isoform X2, whose translation MRMSDPVDTEMMKVCEAADDKVSSPKHNVATKSEVTDPSQSSNDVHGSSSSSSSSSSSSSSSKRDVQPVKYSKSNTRLKLVRSLAVCEESFPCLMPESSAAPQDVFPLQPFEKDDQPVPDQSEKDDACDKLEKIEKTPRKMLSRDSSQDYTDSTGIDLHEFLVNTLKGNPRDRTMLLKLEQEILDFISNNETQKRKFPPMTSYHRMLLHRVAAYFGMDHNVDPSGKSVVINKTTNTRIPDQKFSEHIKDDRSDEFQKRYILKRDNSSFDREDSMIRMRLKADKRSKSMEEREEEYQRARERIFAHDGDHFMLDRSARDEDACMSTKERRQMFRLRASRSGASRQSSSETETLPRHGDPRPWSSTDSSDSSNQLALRPAITKASSFSSISPCLVRGDSTASSKSTGRLSKTGSESCSSVGSSSSSLSRPQLALPVSGSSWSNISSAHLIHPAADTRGSAPPEMIKSVPSQPPSAADTTNYFVLPLDASGIPPGSILVSPHTGKPFIHPDGSSVVYGPATVAPAAARNLQPGKNPQQPIPALTQQQPSHHFHSQPICPPLQLSSEPVHNKMVSCPLPPPFPPSQFLPIYPNQQYTVPDALNTQFSHMTLGQQQPTESVTPAPDTRHYPTIYHHSPSSMVLQGAAPPPHQQQVAGYLVAGPPGGHQGALQGQPVTLQSPGPNHVYPSSTPGPASFQGSTINQQLLQQHTYIQQPIQQMSTCYCSSAHHPHCPSQQQQQQQHYRPPVNSLSYNCPQNQNLSHHQVHQAVMPNPGSSYQTIVGMQPTPNLTVTGNQQSNMGNQMQGMMVQYPPVQSYQVSVPQQTYQQPVLVSCQPGQGAVAVAGVQPCYGLLPSNQHTTMSSTVSFLPAQMMEFPQAMSPCVSHQHPSQQYAGLLPPTPNSGMVMLQMTASPCQQPRAPSPSQRKQPNHKHPGSDLQRTRRPVEFPPPSDITQSSLPMSPALTPFPGQPPSIKGLAPGFSIPIMAHHHHSPLPTAFYHSGQGEAHYSLLGQPLQYKPSIRPPLIHTAHVVAKHQGPLAVWHSGQGRKANRKPLSSDLSVAVSSQTLEVTDPL comes from the exons CCTGTGAAGTACTCCAAG TCCAATACCAGGCTAAAGCTCGTACGGAGCCTGGCTGTGTGTGAAGAGTCCTTTCCTTGTCTCATGCCTGAGTCTTCAGCAGCACCTCAG GATGTATTCCCCCTTCAACCCTTTGAAAAGGACGATCAACCAGTGCCGGACCAGTCAGAGAAAGATGATGCCTGTGATAAGCTGGAAAAAATTGAAAAAACGCCAAGAAAAATGCTGTCAAGAG ATTCAAGTCAAGACTACACAGATTCAACTGGCATCGATCTCCACGAGTTCCTCGTTAACACATTAAAAGGCAACCCCAG ggaCCGAACCATGCTGCTGAAGTTGGAGCAGGAGATCTTGGATTTCATCAGCAATAATGA GACCCAGAAGAGAAAGTTCCCACCTATGACATCTTATCACAGGATGCTGTTACATCGAGTTGCAGCCTACTTTGGAATGGATCACAATGTGGACCCTAGTGGGAAATCAGTGGTGATCAACAAAACCACCAACACTAGAAT CCCCGATCAGAAATTCTCCGAGCACATCAAGGACGACAGGTCGGACGAATTTCAGAAACGCTACATTCTGAAACGAGACAACTCCAGCTTTGATCGTGAAGACAGCATg ATCCGAATGCGTTTGAAAGCTGACAAGAGAAGCAAATCgatggaagagagggaggaggagtaCCAGAGAGCCAGAGAAAGGATATTTGCACATGAT GGAGATCACTTCATGCTTGATAGAAG cgccCGAGATGAAGACGCATGCATGAGCACCAAAGAGAGGCGACAAATGTTCAG GTTGAGGGCTAGCCGGTCGGGTGCCAGCCGGCAGAGCAGCTCTGAGACGGAAACGCTGCCACGGCACGGAGATCCTCGTCCGTGGAGCAGCACCGACAGCTCAGACAGCTCTAACCAGCTCGCCCTGCGGCCTGCCATCACTAAggccagcagcttcagcagcatttcCCCCTGTCTAGTCCGGGGGGACAGCACGGCCAGCAGCAAGAGCACAGGGAGGCTCTCCAAGACAG gatCTGAATCATGCAGTAGCGTTGGCTCATCATCCAGCTCACTATCCCGTCCCCAGCTGGCTCTCCCAGTGTCAGGCTCATCCTGGTCCAACATATCTAGCGCACACTTAATCCATCCGGCTGCAGACACAAGGGGTTCTGCGCCCCCCGAGATGATCAAGAGTGTTCCCTCACAGCCACCAtctgctgcagacacaacaaACTATTTTGTGTTGCCACTGGACGCCTCAGGGATACCGCCCGGCAGCATTCTGGTCAGCCCACACACAG GCAAGCCTTTTATTCATCCTGATGGCAGCTCTGTAGTTTACGGCCCGGCCACCGTCGCTCCCGCTGCTGCTAGGAACCTACAGCCGGGTAAAAACCCCCAGCAGCCAATCCCTGCCCTAACACAGCAACAGCCATCCCATCACTTTCACTCACAG ccaatctgtcctcctctccagtTGTCCTCTGAGCCTGTCCACAACAAAATggtctcctgtcctcttcctcccccttttcctccttctcaGTTCCTGCCTATCTATCCTAACCAACAGTACACTGTG CCTGATGCCCTCAACACCCAGTTTAGTCACATGACtctggggcagcagcagccaactGAGAGTGTAACCCCTGCTCCCGACACCCGCCACTATCCCACTATTTACCATCACTCCCCTTCCTCCATGGTGCTGCagggagctgctcctcctccacatcaaCAGCAGGTGGCAGGCTATTTGGTGGCAGGGccaccaggaggacaccaaggTGCCCTGCAGGGTCAGCCTGTCACACTCCAGTCCCCAGGCCCAAATCATGTCTATCCTAGCTCCACCCCCGGCCCTGCTTCTTTTCAAGGGTCGACAATAAACCAACAGCTGCTACAGCAACATACTTACATCCAACAGCCCATCCAACAG ATGTCCACATGTTACTGCTCCTCCGCACACCACCCCCACTGccccagccagcagcagcagcagcagcagcattacagACCCCCCGTGAACTCTTTGTCCTATAACTGTCCTCAGAACCAAAACCTGTCCCACCATCAAG TCCACCAAGCTGTGATGCCAAACCCAGGATCCAGCTACCAGACCATTGTAGGCATGCAGCCAACCCCCAACCTCACTGTCACCGGCAACCAGCAAAGCAATATGGGCAACCAGATGCAAGGCATGATGGTCCAGTACCCGCCAGTGCAGTCCTATCAG GTTTCTGTACCACAACAGACGTACCAGCAGCCAGTCTTGGTGTCCTGTCAGCCAGGACAGGGAGCAGTGGCTGTTGCTGGGGTGCAGCCCTGCTATGGTCTTCTTCCCTCCAACCAGCACACCACCATGAG TTCTACAGTAAGTTTCCTGCCAGCCCAAATGATGGAGTTTCCTCAAGCCATGTCTCCTTGTGTTTCCCATCAGCACCCAAGCCAGCAGTATGCAG ggttgttaCCCCCCACTCCCAATAGTGGGATGGTGATGCTACAAATGACAGCATCCCCCTGTCAGCAGCCGCGAGCCCCCTCCCCTAGTCAGCGAAAACAACCCAACCACAAACACCCAGGCAGCGATCTCCAGCGCACCCGCAGACCTGTCGAGTTCCCCCCGCCTTCAGACATCACCCAG AGCAGCTTGCCTATGTCTCCGGCACTCACCCCTTTTCCAGGCCAGCCACCCAGCATCAAGGGCCTGGCACCGGGCTTCTCCATCCCCATCATGGCCCATCACCACCACTCACCTCTACCAACAGCCTTCTACCACAGTGGACAAG GTGAAGCCCATTACTCTCTCCTGGGTCAACCTCTGCAGTACAAACCTTCCATCAGACCTCCATTGATCCACACTGCTCATGTGGTGGCCAAGCACCAG GGTCCTCTGGCGGTTTGGCACAGTGGTCAGGGAAGGAAGGCTAACAGAAAACCTCTTTCCTCAGATCTCAGCGTAG CAGTAAGCAGTCAGACCCTGGAAGTGACAGATCCTCTATAA